A genomic segment from Cyanobium sp. NIES-981 encodes:
- a CDS encoding ribonuclease Z, producing the protein MQVTFLGTSSGVPTRSRNVSAVALRLPQRSELWLFDCGEGTQHQFLRSDLRVSQLRRIFVTHMHGDHVFGLPGLLASLGLAGNCPGVDVYGPDRLRDFLEGVLHTSSTRIGYPIRHHRVRSAAEAGTLLLDDGELTVRCTPLTHRVPAYAYRIDQKPRAGRFDVTKAQALGIPPGPVYASLKQGKTVTLDDGRIIRGASLCGPPRPGASVVYCTDTVFCEAAVDLARGADLLIHESTFSHGEAELAFQRQHSTSTMAAQTALSAGVRQLALTHLSPRYVPGGAISPDDLLAEARAIFPNTLLAKDFLTLEVVPEAAAAAQEASPH; encoded by the coding sequence GTGCAGGTCACGTTTCTCGGCACCAGCTCAGGGGTGCCCACCCGCAGCCGCAACGTGTCCGCGGTGGCCCTGCGCCTGCCCCAGCGCAGCGAACTCTGGCTGTTCGACTGCGGCGAGGGCACCCAGCATCAGTTCCTGCGCAGCGACCTGCGGGTGAGCCAGCTGCGCAGGATCTTCGTGACCCACATGCATGGCGACCACGTGTTCGGCCTGCCGGGTCTGCTGGCCAGCCTGGGACTGGCGGGCAACTGCCCCGGCGTCGACGTCTACGGCCCGGACCGGCTGCGCGACTTCCTCGAGGGCGTTCTGCACACCAGCTCGACACGGATCGGCTATCCCATCCGGCACCACAGGGTCCGCTCCGCCGCCGAGGCCGGCACGCTGCTGCTGGACGACGGGGAGCTGACGGTGCGGTGCACTCCCCTGACCCATCGGGTGCCGGCCTACGCCTACCGGATCGACCAGAAGCCCAGGGCGGGACGCTTCGATGTGACGAAGGCCCAGGCCCTGGGCATCCCCCCCGGCCCGGTCTACGCCTCGCTCAAGCAGGGGAAGACGGTGACCCTCGACGACGGCCGCATCATCCGGGGCGCCAGCCTGTGCGGCCCCCCCCGGCCAGGCGCAAGCGTGGTGTACTGCACCGACACCGTGTTCTGTGAGGCGGCGGTGGATCTGGCCCGGGGAGCGGACCTCCTGATCCACGAGAGCACCTTCTCCCATGGAGAAGCCGAGCTGGCCTTTCAGCGCCAGCACTCCACCAGCACGATGGCGGCGCAGACGGCCCTCAGCGCCGGCGTGCGCCAGCTGGCGCTGACCCACCTGAGTCCGCGCTACGTGCCGGGCGGCGCGATCAGCCCCGATGACCTGCTGGCGGAAGCCCGCGCGATCTTCCCCAACACCTTGCTGGCCAAGGATTTCCTCACCCTTGAGGTGGTGCCGGAGGCCGCGGCCGCCGCCCAGGAGGCCTCCCCCCACTGA
- the psbV gene encoding photosystem II cytochrome c-550: MASTLSPSALRRASRAVARTLLALPLALLLCFGFGSEAMAAQWTAEQLTVPASADGTTVTFSESEIKAGRKLFNSSCGECHAGGITKTNQNVGLDPETLALATPARDNVEALVDYMKDPTSYDGEYSIADIHPSMRSSDIFVKMRDLDDDDLRLMAGYILVAPKAQGVQWGGGKIYF; the protein is encoded by the coding sequence ATGGCCTCCACCCTCTCCCCATCAGCTCTCCGCAGAGCGTCACGGGCCGTCGCCCGCACCCTGCTGGCCCTGCCCCTGGCCCTGCTGCTCTGCTTCGGCTTCGGTAGCGAGGCCATGGCCGCCCAGTGGACGGCTGAGCAGCTCACGGTTCCCGCCTCCGCCGACGGCACCACGGTGACCTTCAGCGAATCGGAGATCAAGGCCGGCCGCAAGCTGTTCAACTCCAGTTGCGGCGAGTGCCATGCCGGCGGCATCACCAAGACCAACCAGAACGTGGGTCTGGATCCCGAAACCCTGGCCCTGGCCACGCCGGCCCGGGACAACGTGGAGGCTCTGGTGGACTACATGAAGGATCCCACCAGCTACGACGGCGAATACAGCATTGCGGACATCCACCCCAGCATGCGCAGCAGCGACATCTTCGTGAAGATGCGCGACCTCGACGACGACGACCTGCGGCTGATGGCCGGCTACATCCTGGTGGCACCCAAGGCCCAGGGGGTGCAGTGGGGTGGCGGCAAGATCTATTTCTGA